The proteins below are encoded in one region of Phaseolus vulgaris cultivar G19833 chromosome 1, P. vulgaris v2.0, whole genome shotgun sequence:
- the LOC137813665 gene encoding glycerophosphodiester phosphodiesterase GDPD1, chloroplastic-like, translating into MIWERNIRKEIRWRVNLALVDAINSAPKHALIFTTTTTTTNNKPSCTLPTTTTSPSPSPTPSTQMALKAVHVTDVPSLDHVPENASLALCSSRFPNGVEMGRSAFKLPKFVVIGHRGNGMNVLQSSDRRMRAIKENTIMSFNAASTFPLDFVEFDVQVTRDDCPVIFHDDFIFSEDNGAVFGRRITELTLSEFLSYGPQREHGNEGKILLRKKDGKIIPWDVEQDDSLCTLQEAFVKVEPAIGFNIELKFDDHIVYEQDYLVHVLQTILKVVFEYAKDRPIIFSTFQPDAAMLIRKLQSNYPVFFLTNGGCEIYEDVRRNSLEEAMKLSVENGLEGIVSEIKGIFRDPGTVTKIKESKLCLLSYGKLNNVPEAVYMQHLMGIDGVIVDLVKEITEAVADMIKSTKGGEGEGLTDGSGAVQGNTRPQFSQQDLSFLLKLIPQLIQI; encoded by the exons ATGATATGGGAGAGGAATATTCGTAAGGAGATCCGTTGGAGGGTGAATTTGGCGTTGGTGGACGCAATAAATAGCGCACCAAAGCATGCCTTGATTTTCACCACCACCACAACCACCACCAACAATAAACCATCCTGCACCCtccccaccaccaccacctccccTTCCCCCTCTCCCACTCCTTCCACCCAAATGGCTCTCAAGGCCGTCCATGTCACCGACGTACCTTCCCTTGACCACGTTCCCGAGAACGCCTCTCTCGCCCTCTGCTCCTCCCGCTTCCCCAACG GGGTGGAGATGGGTCGGAGTGCCTTCAAGTTGCCGAAGTTCGTCGTCATCGGACACAGGGGTAACGGCATGAACGTTTTGCAATCTTCGGATCGAAGAATGAGAGCCATAAAAGAAAATACTATCATGTCCTTCAACGCCGCCTCCACATTCCCTCTTGATTTTGTAGAATTTGACGTTCAG GTGACGAGAGATGATTGCCCTGTCATTTTCCACGACGATTTCATTTTCTCGGAGGATAAT GGTGCTGTGTTTGGGAGGAGGATCACAGAGCTTACTCTCTCTGAGTTTCTTTCTTATGGGCCTCAGAGAGAGCATGGGAATGAGGGAAAAATTTTGCTTAGGAAAAAAGATGGGAAGATAATACCATGGGATGTTGAACAAGATGACTCATTATGCACTCTCCAAGAAGCTTTTGTTAAGGTGGAACCCGCTATTGGTTTTAACATTGAGTTGAAGTTCGATGACCACATTGTCTATGAGCAAGATTATCTAGTCCATGTCCTTCAGACCATCTTAAAG GTTGTGTTTGAATATGCCAAGGATAGACCTATTATCTTCTCAACGTTCCAGCCAGATGCAGCAATGCTCATCCGGAAATTGCAAAGCAACTACCCT GTGTTCTTCTTGACAAATGGAGGATGTGAAATCTATGAAGATGTGAGGAGAAACTCATTGGAGGAGGCCATGAAGCTCTCTGTGGAGAATGGATTGGAAGGAATTGTCTCAGAAATTAAAGGGATATTTAGAGATCCTGGTACAGTAACCAAAATAAAGGAGTCCAAGCTTTGCCTCCTTTCTTACGGCAAATTAAA CAATGTTCCTGAGGCAGTTTACATGCAACATCTAATGGGAATCGATGGGGTAATTGTGGATTTGGTTAAAGAAATAACCGAGGCAGTTGCAGATATGATAAAGTCAACAAAGGGTGGGGAAGGAGAGGGTTTGACAGATGGCAGTGGGGCGGTGCAGGGGAACACAAGGCCACAATTTTCACAGCAGGATTTGTCTTTCCTTTTGAAGCTCATTCCACAATTgatacaaatttga